From the Priestia koreensis genome, one window contains:
- a CDS encoding cold-shock protein, which yields MLQGKVKWFNAEKGFGFIEVEGREDVFVHFSAIQGEGYKTLEEGQTVSFEIVDGARGPQAANVTK from the coding sequence ATGTTACAAGGTAAAGTAAAATGGTTTAACGCAGAAAAAGGTTTCGGTTTCATCGAAGTTGAAGGTAGAGAAGACGTATTCGTTCATTTCTCTGCAATCCAAGGCGAAGGTTACAAAACTTTAGAAGAAGGTCAAACAGTTTCTTTCGAAATCGTTGATGGAGCTCGTGGACCTCAAGCTGCTAACGTTACAAAATAA
- a CDS encoding choice-of-anchor I family protein → MRQMKTTMAAVVSTAFLLAPTLTTQAAVTVNPEGAPLMVNELARYDSESGDGGSEILAYDPYMGQAYVTNGAKKALDLVDFSTLASNKSKTLSPSKRIEMKDLGLKHVKDVTSVATHPHANFIAVSVVSDPKTDNGKVVFLDKQGHFLTDVTVGAQPDMLTFNEDGSKLLVANEGEPSDDYAKDPEGSVSVIDLSHGPMEAEVTDVPLKDAPRDQGVRLNSKGSIAQQLEPEYITVQGDTAYVSLQENNAIAKLNLKTNNVDHIYAMGTKDHSLPQNALDVKKDGKANPETMPLLGLYQPDGIEAAQIGDRSYIVTANEGDTRDYEGYSEESKIKDLKEKIGLKATNYKGFSQSQLDKMIGNGLLDEIGDVKVSKEDGQKNGTYEALYTNGGRSFSILDANTMKQVYDSGGDFERKTADLLPDVFNADSTNLTVDDRSNAKGPEPENVQVGTVGDRTYAFIGLERLSGIMVYDVTNPKAPTFAQLITGRDFSENVKGDVSPEGLKFVEAKQSPTGHPLLFATHEISGTVAVYEFQKATPEKHVNAAKEKVSSAIIHNPHTDKRVAQKQP, encoded by the coding sequence ATGAGACAGATGAAGACGACAATGGCAGCCGTAGTTAGTACCGCTTTTTTACTCGCACCAACTCTTACCACTCAAGCCGCTGTAACCGTAAATCCAGAGGGAGCACCTCTTATGGTAAATGAACTCGCACGCTATGACAGTGAATCAGGAGACGGTGGAAGTGAAATTTTAGCATATGATCCGTATATGGGGCAGGCGTATGTAACGAACGGCGCAAAGAAGGCGCTTGATCTTGTCGACTTTTCCACATTAGCATCCAACAAATCTAAAACGCTATCTCCCTCAAAACGAATTGAAATGAAAGATCTTGGTCTCAAACACGTAAAAGACGTAACAAGCGTCGCAACACATCCGCATGCTAACTTTATCGCCGTTAGCGTTGTCAGCGATCCGAAAACGGACAATGGAAAAGTAGTATTTCTTGATAAGCAGGGGCACTTCTTAACCGATGTGACCGTCGGCGCACAGCCTGACATGCTGACTTTCAATGAAGATGGCAGTAAGCTGCTCGTTGCAAACGAAGGAGAACCAAGCGATGATTATGCAAAAGACCCAGAAGGATCGGTGTCGGTCATTGATTTAAGTCATGGCCCGATGGAGGCAGAAGTAACGGACGTACCGCTAAAAGATGCCCCAAGAGATCAGGGTGTTCGACTAAACTCGAAGGGAAGCATTGCACAGCAGCTTGAGCCGGAGTACATCACCGTTCAAGGCGACACGGCTTACGTGAGCCTGCAAGAAAACAATGCGATCGCCAAGCTGAATCTGAAAACGAACAACGTCGATCACATTTACGCGATGGGAACGAAGGATCACTCGCTTCCGCAAAATGCGCTTGATGTGAAGAAAGATGGAAAAGCAAATCCAGAAACAATGCCGCTACTCGGACTTTATCAGCCGGACGGAATTGAGGCTGCACAGATTGGAGATCGATCGTACATTGTGACCGCAAACGAAGGCGATACGCGCGATTACGAAGGATACTCAGAAGAAAGTAAGATTAAGGACCTAAAAGAAAAGATTGGACTCAAGGCGACCAATTACAAAGGGTTCTCGCAATCACAGCTCGATAAAATGATCGGTAATGGTCTCCTTGATGAAATAGGCGACGTGAAAGTATCAAAAGAGGACGGTCAAAAAAACGGGACGTACGAAGCGCTCTATACAAACGGCGGCCGCTCCTTCTCCATTTTAGATGCCAACACGATGAAGCAGGTGTATGACAGCGGGGGAGACTTCGAACGGAAAACCGCGGATTTGCTTCCAGATGTGTTTAATGCTGATAGTACTAATCTGACAGTAGACGATCGTAGCAACGCCAAAGGACCAGAGCCGGAAAATGTACAGGTCGGAACAGTCGGGGACCGCACGTATGCTTTTATCGGACTCGAGCGCCTAAGCGGGATCATGGTGTATGACGTTACGAATCCAAAAGCACCGACGTTTGCACAGCTCATCACAGGCCGTGACTTCTCTGAGAACGTAAAAGGAGACGTCTCACCAGAAGGCTTAAAGTTCGTAGAAGCGAAACAAAGTCCGACTGGGCACCCGCTTCTGTTTGCGACACATGAAATATCCGGGACCGTAGCGGTTTATGAATTCCAAAAGGCAACTCCTGAAAAACATGTGAACGCCGCAAAAGAAAAAGTAAGCAGCGCGATTATTCACAACCCTCATACAGATAAGCGCGTAGCGCAAAAACAGCCATAA
- a CDS encoding VanZ family protein, protein MKKVLLLLMMIAIFYFSQTPGLLVLDPSTWVHSGEFRDGVDIASILKPGGTFYLPYHPGIDAEFVTRKIAHFSFFGLLSLLFLWNLKGRLRYVLAWLFTALYAFTDEIHQAFTVGRDGRILDVMVDSAGALLFLLIATSIRYIRRT, encoded by the coding sequence ATGAAAAAAGTATTGCTATTGCTAATGATGATCGCCATCTTTTATTTTTCGCAAACGCCAGGCCTTCTCGTGTTAGATCCTAGCACATGGGTTCATAGCGGAGAGTTTCGTGACGGCGTAGATATCGCAAGTATTTTAAAACCAGGAGGCACGTTTTATTTGCCTTATCACCCTGGAATAGATGCAGAGTTTGTAACGAGAAAAATTGCGCATTTTAGTTTTTTTGGTCTTTTATCTCTTTTATTTTTATGGAACTTGAAAGGTCGCCTTCGCTATGTGCTTGCATGGTTGTTCACGGCTCTGTATGCGTTCACGGACGAAATTCATCAGGCGTTCACCGTAGGACGAGATGGTCGTATTTTAGATGTGATGGTTGATTCAGCAGGTGCACTGCTGTTTTTACTCATCGCAACAAGTATCCGCTATATAAGACGCACGTAA